AATCTGTGGGAGCTTTCACCCTGAGGATGGCTGCAGCCTGCAGGCGCCTGTCACCCGCCAGGCCACGGGGCCTGCTGGAGATTCAGGCCACTCAGCAAGACCGGCCAGCCAGACCCTTCTCCTTTTACTCAAAGAGCCTTTGGGTCTGGGAGGGACAGAGCCCTTTGGGGAATGATGAGGGATCCCGAAAGATCGGGATCTTAAGAAAGGGTCGCAGAATTGACTTTGCGGTTTGTTTGGCTTAGATCTGGCGATAGGGGTTTGCATACTTTTTGCAAGAATGAAAAAGCGCAATTTCAAGCCTCCGAATTTGTGGTCGGTGATTGCTCTTccatttgggaaatattttccatatttgtcATAAAAAGTTCAAGATGTCCGAGGACTCCCACAGAAGGCCCGGGACCCTCAGTCTCCCTGGCCAACCCGGAGCCCTCCCCTGAGCCAAAACCGGTTGGAGGAGGCCCGCGAGAGTGACCCCTCACCCGcatgcctccccccaccccacccccgctccacTTCTGCCCCTTCCAGGAAGGCTACAGAAGCCGGGCGCCACTGACCTGTTTGCTCCATAAACGTACGGATGCCCAGGATATTGCTGACCGAGTGAGCCGAGGGCCATGAACGGGGGATGCTGACGTGGCCCGCTGTGCCCGGGACCCCGTGGTGGCTGCCCATCTTGGTGCCCGTGGGCGACACGGGGCTGGGGTAGGGATACTGGTAGATGTGGTTATAGGGCAGCGCCGGCTGCGGCGGCGGCTGCTTGCTCGCCTCGTACGGGCCGGGCTGAGCCAGGCTGCCAATCTTATTGCGCAGGATGCGGCTGATGGAACTCACAGAGGGCACGTTGTACTTGTCGCAGACGCCGTCGGCCAGCAGCCGGTCTCGGATCTCCCAGGCAAAGATGCCGGGGTCGCCCTGCTTGTAGTCCCGGATGTGCTTGACCACGTTGGGGGTAGTGACGCGGGGTTTGCTGCCCCCAATGGCCCCGGGCAGGATGGAGCCCGTCTCGTTGTAGCGCGCCAGGATCTTGCTCACGCAGCCGTGGGATACGCGAAGCTGCCGGCTGATGTCACAGGGTCGGATGCCCAGCTGCGCCAGCTCCACGATGCGCAGGCGGATGGCGTTGGGCAGGGGGCGGCCGTTGACGAACACGCCGCCCAGCTGGTTCACCTCGCCGTACGTCTGCTCTGCGGACGCGCCCGACGagagtgaggggaggggaaagaacaCCGGCGGGTTAGCCGAGGGTGGCCGCGCAGGGACAGGGGCTGCACCCGGGGCACCTCTGAAGGTGACCGGCGGGTCCTCGGAATCCGAGCAAACGGACCCGGTCCGGTCCCGGGAGTTGGCACGCGCGCAGGGACCACGGAGGGGGGAGCCGCGCGCTTCAGCCCTCCGTGCCCTTTCGCGACTTCCGACGCGTCTACTTGGGACATCCCCTCCCGCGACACGCCGAGCGCCCCCCACCCACGCCCGGGGCTGGGGGCGTGCGGAGAACACGGCCAGTCCGGGACCCGGGACCTGGTCTCCCGGGGACCGCGGGCGCGAGGGAAGGGAGGCGCCGGGACACCCCCCGCCTCGTCCGCCCGCCCCTTACCCATGGCGCGCGGGCCGGCCGGCTGCCTGGCGCCGAGGCGGCCGGGGCTGGGCCCGGCGCGGTCCGGGAGAGCTGGGGCGCCGCCGCCGCGGGAGAGGCATAGAGGGAGGGCGCGCGCGAGCCGAGAGCCGCGGCGGCCGGGCCGCGGGCTGGAAGAGCGCCGTGAGCCGCTGCCGAgcgcgccgccgcccgccgccgccgccgcccgctccCAGGACACTCTCCACGCCCGCGACCCCAGGCCTAGCGTGAACTTCATCCGATTGGGAGAAATTCGTCTGACCGGGAGGCTGCGGAGTGCGGGGATCAATTTGACGTGTCCTCCACGTCAATCTAGGCAGTCACGCCGGAGACGCGCGAGTTGGCAGCTCATTGGTTCCCGTCACTGCGCCCCGGCGCCCCCCTCCCCGCGCTGAAACTCTACCCCCTCCTTCTGTGCTCCCCCCTCGGCCCTCCTTCGGAACCcagccccctacacacacacacacacacacacacacacacacacacacacacacacagccctaaCCCCAGCCGGGCCTGGGACCTTCCACTTGCTCCGCTTCCCTCGAAGCCCCTTACCCCTCGGGTTTTGAGAATGATGGGCTAGTCATTTCAAATTGATGAGTACTTATTGGTACTAGTACTAGTTTGGGTTTTAGTTGTATCACTAACCTCCGCTGCCATTACTACTAAGATATCCGAGGATTAAAGTCGATTATGGCACGGTGGTCAGTGTGGGGCTACCTCTCCCGTCCCTCTCCCTGGGCAGAGTCAGGGGAAGAGCGGTGCCAGCGCCCCAACTCCGGGCGGGCGGGCAGCGTGCGGGTGTTGCAGTGAGAGCCCAGGGTAATGCAGGGCGCCTGGCCAGCCGGGTCCAAAGCATTTGCGATGGAGTGACTCCAGAGTGCCCCCACTTCTGGCCGACACCCCAATTTCGCTCTCAGAAAATCTTTACAATGTTTAACAGCTACCCACTCTTTGGGATAGTAGTGTGATTTCAGTGATGTGAGAGGGGGCACATTCTAGATTCTGTCTCCCTGTGGACAGGCCCACCCACTTGAACTCATTTCTCTCAGAGAGGTGACCCAGGACTCAGGTCGGAAAGAGATTCTGACCTGCTGCCCCCAGAACAGGGACCCTACACTGTCCGGACCCCAGGGGCGTCCTGGTGGCCTGCCAGAGGTCAAACGCTATAGCTCGTGCTCTAGGCCGTTCCAGTTCCTTGTCTTCCAAGTTGGAAGCCTGCATCTTTCCATGCTGGGGGGGCGTGGCCTCACCTTTCACCCAGCACCTGTGGCTTCCAAGGGGTCTTTGTTAAACCACTGAATGGTCCTTTCCCCTTCCTGTAAGTGGGGTTTGCACAGCCCTGAACTCTTTGGACTTAGAATTAACCATCAACACTTTTCTCTACTTCTATCCTGCATCAACATCGAGTTGTAGATTTCCCAGCCTGTGTCACTAACTGTGACAGTCCCAAAGGGAGCCTTGAAGTGGGGTTCAGGAGAGAGCAGGTGAAGGGAGAAAGCTCCTGGTTTTGACAGGAGAAGACTGGGACCTGGGAGTTCTGAGCTTGGGGCCAGTAATTGCAAAGGGCATTTAGCTGAATGTGTAGGAGCAGGAAGGGGGGCCTTGGAGGGAGCCTAGGAAAAGCCCTGGTTCCCGGGATTCCTGTATGCTCCCAGCTCTcctcagaaggaaggaagagtccCCCACCGCCATCGCCCCAAAAGTCCAAGCGCTTGGGGGCTGGCAGAAAGCTGCACACATCTCCTGCACTGTGATGCTGCTGGAAGCACAGACAGACCCCACCAGCGCAGCAGGGAGTAGTGGAGACCAAGTCCCTgactcctttccctcctctgctctcGGGAGGGAGTGCACAGGACCCAGCAGATAATTCCAAGAATTAtccttggaaaaagaaaaaccggGTTCAAAAGAAATGAGGACTCTCCCTTCCTGCAGCACAGAAAACATAGTGCAGCCTCGGGCTCCAGGGACTTCACAGAGGCCACAGGGACCGGTAGAGGTTAGTCAGCACCCTGGCGAGAGTTGGGGGTGGGACACTTTGGAAGATAAGGCCCGTCCACGACCGTGCAGGGTCGGGTTTCAGAGAGGGGAAAAGGTGGTTTGGATTAAGGTGGGCAAAGCCAGGACCTCTGCAAAGGCCCCAAGCAGAGCACCGAGTGCCCGATGGACGTGGGGCCCTCCGAGGCTGCGGGCAGTAGGATACGCCCCGCTCAGTTCTCTCCAGGTGGTTTGCAACCTGTTAGCCCCTGATCTAGACTTTCGTTGCCTGAATTTCAAGTCGGGCGCCGGAGACCAGAAAGTTTTATTGCGGGAAACGCAGCATCCATAACCCGGTGCGCCCTCAAAATAAGGTGAAGCAGCTAAAGCCATTTcttccccaccaccaccgccccgTAGGCGCGCTCGGAGAAGAACAAATAGAGCTGGGGTGTCTGGGTGAGAGGTGGTTCGCCCCAATCGCCCTGTCAGGGGAGCATCACCCCACCTATGCCAGTAAACCGCGGAGCGCGAGCAAGAAGGTGAGCCCAGGTCCCAGGACGGCatcttctccccactccccttgGCGAAGACCTTCCAGGGCTGCAGGAGACGCTAGGAGGATTGCGCCGGAGGCTCCCTGGGGTGTCGGAGCCCGCCGGCCCTCATTTCACAGCCCACATCCCTCGCACCACCACCCCTCCAGCCGCCGGCTGCCCGCTGCTGGACCACACAGCGCTCGCGACAGCCTGCTCCCAGCCCGCCGCCAAAAAGCTTACAGTTTGTCGCCCCCTGTCGGCCCGCGGCTCGGCTCCACCGGCTCCCGCGCGGCGGGCTGGGCTGGAAGCGCGGTGGCCCAAAAGTGGGcttgcagaaggaaaggaaaagactcTTCCACCTCCCCGGGATGCAGCTTGGTCTCCTCCATGGCAGGGGGCGGCGACGTGGTCGGTGCTGAGAGCGCAGAGGTAAAAAGCTCGCGGGTTCCACGTCTCTGCTGGGCTGGGTTTGGCTCCGTTGTTTCGAGCGCCCCGGCGCAGCGTGGAACAAAGTGAAGAGCGGCTCCCGGGGACGCAGGGCAGACGAGCTAAGGGCGCCCGCCGGGACCCGGGAGACAACGCGTCCCGCTGGGGCTGGACGCCCGGAGGGCGAAGGACAGATTCGAGGGTCCCTGAGTGGCTTCGGAGACTGACGCGGGTTTCCCAGGACAGAAAAAAGGAGTAGCAACTACGTGCCAAAAGCGTGCGGCAAagaggaggcaggaagagggTGTCGGTCCTCCCGGGAGGCAGGAAGGGCTACGGGTGAGTACTCCTGCGGTTTGCCGCCTGGGCCCAGAACCCGAAAGTTAAGGCTGTGAGATAAATGTTCGGTGACAAGGTCATCCTTGGAGCGACAATCATCCCACTTCACGTCTCGTGCGTCGCTTTGCTTTTTGGTGGGACTGTATCGGGGAGTTATTTGCGTGCAAACGAAATGTGCCAGTCGCAATAGACCGCGGTGTTCCCGGGGCCCGTGCATCGCAAAGGCTTCAGGAGAAACCTAAACCAGCAGAAGGAAGTCCCGCTCGGGTCCCGCGGGGCTGAAGGAGCAACCGTCGGGCCGGGCCGCCCTTCGCTTCGGCGACCGGGAAGGACCCGAACGCAGAAAACAGAGGCAGCATTCCGGGAGGACCCTGGGCCGAGCCCGCTGACTAACGGCGAACGCCGGTACCCAGCCGCCTCCCGTCGGGGCCGCTGGACCAGCGCGGTCTCCGAGGGAGCGGGGACGGGCTGCCGGGGCCCTCCCTCCGGCCCGCGCGCCCCAGGCCTGCGAGCCCGCACGCGCTCCGGGGGAGTCCTGGCTCCTCGCACACCCCGCACTTTTGCTGTGATTTTAAGGGCACTGTGCCGTTAGTCGTGTGGTTGGAAAGCAAAGTCAAACAAACCGAgtctcttcactttctttttaaattagctttttaaaaaaaaaaaaaaaaacaacagggcaAAAAGCTACGAACGCGCTTTGTGCACCAGGTTATGTTGTGCCCTCACCCACCGCACTCACACAGAGTTTTGCAAAGGCGATCCCGCGCAAACTCGTAAGCAGTAAGTAAGGAGTGGACAGCTGCTCAGAGACGTAAGGCAGGAAGAGCTGACCCAGATCAGGGAATTGCAAACCCCAGGGAATGCGCGAACCGCGAACTAGCTCGCCGGAAACGGGACTGTGAGATAAAGCAACGGAACCCCA
This region of Physeter macrocephalus isolate SW-GA chromosome 14, ASM283717v5, whole genome shotgun sequence genomic DNA includes:
- the PAX1 gene encoding paired box protein Pax-1; this translates as MAPPGQTNFSQSDEVHARPGVAGVESVLGAGGGGGGRRRARQRLTALFQPAARPPRLSARARPPSMPLPRRRRPSSPGPRRAQPRPPRRQAAGRPARHGRVGSRERARRAEARGSPLRGPCARANSRDRTGSVCSDSEDPPVTFRGAPGAAPVPARPPSANPPVFFPLPSLSSGASAEQTYGEVNQLGGVFVNGRPLPNAIRLRIVELAQLGIRPCDISRQLRVSHGCVSKILARYNETGSILPGAIGGSKPRVTTPNVVKHIRDYKQGDPGIFAWEIRDRLLADGVCDKYNVPSVSSISRILRNKIGSLAQPGPYEASKQPPPQPALPYNHIYQYPYPSPVSPTGTKMGSHHGVPGTAGHVSIPRSWPSAHSVSNILGIRTFMEQTGALAGSEGAAYSPKMEDWAGVNRTAFPASPAVNGLEKPALEADIKYTQSASGLPAVGGFLPACAYPASNQHGVYSSPAGGYLAPGPPWPPAQGPPLAPPGAGVTVHGGELAAAVTFKHPSREVADRKPPSPGGKAPDGLGSLHGLPVPASTS